The Lepus europaeus isolate LE1 chromosome 5, mLepTim1.pri, whole genome shotgun sequence genome includes the window CTCCATGTACATGGAATTCGGCCCTACCTGTGGGTCCCTTTTCATTTGGCTAAGTATTTTTTAGATTCAGCCATGCTCTTGCATGGATCACTAGTTTGCTTCCTTTTCTTGTGGAATAGCATTCTACTATGTGGACACCAAATcatatgaggctacttcaaaaactgtgtggaaaatggaatttgaagataaatttatttgtgggtaaaaaattttgaaatccaagcacagtttttacaatatatgcattttccatgagattttggAAAATCCCTTATACCTTCATTCTTTAGTTGATGGAAATTTGGACTATTCTCAGCTTTCAATGATTACAAATAAAATTCCAATAAACACTTGTGGATAGGTCTTCGTGTAGATATTTTTCATAACTCTTGGGTAAAAACCTAGGCATAAGATTGCTGCTATTTGGTGCATGTTTAAACTTTATAAGAAAATGTGgctttgtggggccagtgctgtggcacagtgggttaacgccctggcctgaagcgccggcatcccatgtgggtgccagttcgagttccagctgctcttcttctggttcagctctccatctgctggttcattccccaattggctgcaacagccagaactaggctgatctgaagccaggagccaggagcttcctctgggtggtctcctacccaggtgcaggggcccaaggacttgggccatcttctactgctttcccaggctataacagagagctggattggaagtggagcagccgggtcctgaactggcacctatatggaatgccagtgcttcaggcagaggctttacctgttatgccacagtgctggccccatgaaataGCCTTTTTAATCCAACGTGATGTTGCataaaagaacagaaagtaaCCTGAGAATCATCTCCAGTCTGTCATTTTGGCTTCCTGTGTAACCCTTGTTTGAAAAATTACCTAACTTTTATGAACATGTTATTGGATTCTCAAAATGTAGACAACACAGGTGCGTACATTATAGGGTTGTTACAAATATTATATGGCTTAATGTGAGATGAGTGTTTAGCATATAATGGGTGCTGCTGCTACCATCATTAGACTTAAAACTTTTGCTAAAAGAGAAAGGCTACATTCTAGAAAGTAAATGGTGCCACTCTACTGATGTTTTAGTGCTCATAATGAATCAATGTGCTCCTCAAAGTGTTGTATGGGTAAATGTCATCAAGCGACAAATGAGGTTTGTTAAGTTTCAGTGTCTATGATGTATGagtatttaaaataatgcattatTTCTAACACTTTACCACACATAAGCATTTCATACTTAATAAAGGTCATGTCTTTTATATGTCACTGCCAAGTGCTTTTGTCATGTAAATTATGATAACAATGTGTTATTACTTATGTAACATGATTTACCCAGGCAAGAAACCCAATTTGATAACTTTGGAGGGATTAATATCTTTTAACCTCCACTTCAGAAGATATTCTTAATCAAAAacatttacagtaggttttttttaactttaacattttattttgtgtaaaaaaGGGCAAATTTAGTGAATTATTTTCATCTTGTACACAAAGTTATAATTTTGATGCTTTTCACATCCATGCTGAAAATTTGCAACTtggtaaaaatgaaagaaaacataaatttccCGGAAGGAATTTTTCATGCCATTATATATACATTTCTTGAGAAAGTTTCAAACACTCTCTCAATGATCACAAGTTAccagaaaataaaagattaaatttaTACAGATATTGATCTATATAtcaaatacaaacagaaatgttgtAAAAACCTTACGCAGTTTACTTTGACCTCTATCCTCAAAAGAGTTGCCCAGGGACAAATGCTTTTCTTTTGTATAAATGACTGTGGCTTTATTTTAAATACGAAAATCAAAGGAAGAAATCCAGTTTaatcacagtatttttaaaatccctTCCCAATATTAAAGGATCATTACCAAATATATAGCACCATAATACAAATATTGATGGGAGAGGGTATTCACATCAcgcaaaattaataataataaaaacaaacactgaaaaCCCGTGTTAGTATCCGTAGAATAAGAAGTTGATAACAGCTTTAGCTTTCCTCATACACAGCAAGGAAAAGGTTTAAGGTTTAAACTACCAAGAGTCCCCAAATCATTCTAacagcaaacaaaaacagaaacaagaaacacaaagaaacccCAGGTCAGCAGTACATTTTGAGCTGTAACAGAGAGCGGGGCTGTGAGTTGTACAGCTGGAGTTGTGGCTAAGACAGAATGTCCTCTGCGTGAACTTAGTTTCTGTTCAGTGGCAGCAAGAGTTAAGAGTCTGCACGATGAAGAGGGCTACAGATTGTTTGAGACCATACAAGTCCTTACCAGCCTCTAGCTGTTGGTCATGGATCAAGAAAAGAACACTTCATGAATAGGTGAAAAACTTTAACACTCAAGCAGCCTGGTTTTGCTGCAGAATTGGAAGTTTCTATAACTGGGCTACAAGTGAGCATTTCACAGAATTACCAGGCCTGACTGGCTCCAAATCATAACCCCCCTGGTTAATTCAGTCCCAAAGAGGCCCTAATCCCAAGGTACTAGTAGAGTACATGACCCAACAGGTTTCTTGCACCTGTACCATGGAATCAGAATCCTGGGCTTAATTCACTAAGTCTGAGAGCAAAGACTGCTGTAAGCCACACTCTGGAACTCTTGTAGGCTTTGAGTTTGTGGAAAGATGGAAAGATTGAGCAAGTGTGAGCATATCACATTTACAGTAGGTCCCTCTCAGCAATGTTGTTTAAGATAAACATCCAGGAAGTTAACAGCTGAATTCACACATATTTGACACATGAGACTCAACCTGTGCTGATGTGATCTACACTTACGCCCCCCAAGAGTCATATTAAGAAATGGTGACATGTGATTCCACACATTCTTACACTATAAAGTAACACATTTTACTTCCAGTAGCTACTACAAAACCTTATGTTATTAACCCCTCTTGCATAGAGTGAGGTAAACCTGTGCGTATTACCAATGCTATTATTCCCAAAAGTAGagcaatattttagaaaataaattactgGTTTTTAACGttctatgcattttaaaatttgaaacaaaaatctTACCTAAAACGGTCTCCTGGGGCTTTCCATTAACATTGTTTTAAAGCATTCCATTCCATAGGCTGAAGGGCTGCAGAGGTTAATCATTTTGATTAATTTCTAACCAGCCCCAGCTGTATTCCAGAGGCGATGGTCAATATTACTACTCTGAAGAGGCCAGGCTAAGACCCAGAAGCACTTGTAGAACAGATGCATTAATTCCTGAGAGTTTAGTTTATGAACCTCACTGGTAAACGCTAGAGCTCTCTCATTCAGTCACAACTCGGCAGAAGTTAGAAAACGCAGAGAGCAAACCTTTCACCAATTTACCCTTGTATCCTTTTGTTTAAAGGAAGCcatgtgaatttaaaaataggGAATGTTCAAAATGGTCCAAGTAAGTTACTGTTAAAATAAGTTCTGAATACAATTAAAGACAATTCATATTATATATGGAATTTTATGAAACTTAGATTCTCTTTCAGATTGTTCTCTAACGAATCCAGGATAGTTAACAGTAGAGCTGGAATGATTTTGAAATCTCAACCTATTCTGACTTTGAATTACTTTTACTTTGGTTCTTCTGGTAACACAGAACATCCGTTTCGGGGTGTGGTTATACTAAGCTGTTATCTCACAGATGGAGGGAAATGGCAGAGAACTGATCAGAATCCCGCTTGTGGGGTATTTttcaataaggaaaataaaatgaacttacGACAATATTGCACTTCCCCAACCCCTCAATTTGTAGACTGAGATCCTGTATATCTTGTCAACCATTCCAGTTTAACACTCTAGTGTTAGGataattttagtttgtttttgtttttgtttttgttttttacataaGAGAGAACATATAAAAGTATCCAGAGTtcctccagtttcattcagaacTCCAAATAAATTTCACAGAATGAAAAACATTTCTGTACAAACATTTAAAATGGGCTGCAATAAAATGGCAACAAGCAGAATTACTGCTTCCGTGATCTGTGTGGTGATGAACCCTCTGTGAAGGGGTCAGTTGCCTATTTCTGCAGCAAAGGAAGCTGGAGATGTGACTGGCCTAACTTCTAACATCCCCAAATCTCCCAACAGGTACCAAAAAGGTTCATTTGTAATGACAGTTCATTTGCATTTACAACTATATCCTTCTTAAAGCATTTCCTTCAATCCTGCTACCTAAACTTTAATCTTACCAAAAAAGTTAGAATTTCAGTTCTTGTTAACAATGCACATAAATCCAAACttggaaaatattacaaaattctTTCAAAAGCTTCAAATACAACACAAAAAGTATCCATCTTTATAAGTTGAAAAATTTCCCTCCCCAACTAAAATAGTTTCCCCGCCCACCTGAAAAATCTGGAACTGAAATTTTCTATATTTAGCAAAATGTCCCAGTAGAATAGTCCCGCTGTACAGCTGGATTGATTACAAATCAGTCCTGTGTAAAActcttcccctcccaccctcagTTTCTGAGCCACGTCACGGCTCTTGTTTGATGTGGAAGTTGGCAGAGCCATTGCTTTCCTGATCAGAGGCTCCTTGAAGGAAATGATAATCTTCTCCATCTAGCAACTCCTCCTTTAGCTGCAATGTAGTCATTTTCTTATGTCCTTTGTGTTGCAGGGACTTagcctttttcttctgttttgatgAAGCTGACTGGCTTTCTCTTGAAGACTGTGATGCTGGAGGCTGTAGCTGATATCCAGTTAATTGACACCACCCTACAGGATAGAGGTCAGGGGACTCACCGTCTACCCACTGATCatactcttcttcccatccatcaAAATGTATCCTCAAGAGACGATGAATAATTCGAGTTACTGAGGCTACACATATTAAACGTGGCTCCATGAGATCTACTGCTTCTAATATCATTCCTACACGAAATCTGTGGTTTGGAACATCCTTATTAAATAGTTTTACTGGTGCTGCAATGGCGGCAGTTTCCCTGAGGTAGTCAAACCATTTAAAAGGAAGTTTTGTGTAACCTCTGGGTGGAGTAAGTTCAATCATGTTAATTTCACAGAAACCGACAGGGAAAATCGAAGGAGATGTCGCATGGTAACAGAACCAGTCAGAGCCATCCGCTGCTTCTGAGCAATCAATCCCAATCATGAGGAATCCATCAGCCAGCACCTTTCTAATGGTCACAACACATATTGTAGAAAGATTTAATGGGTCTATAgcttccaatttcattccttctttGAACCACTCCCCACTCTGGTCTGCTTCTTTTATCTTAGCAAATAAATGTGGTGGTGTATCAATATGTCCATCCTGCTTCTTTGTAATATCAGATCTTTTGAATCGATGGCCTATGCTTTGAGACCAACCAATATGATGCATCATTGGGCTGTGCATGTGGCACCAGAAGTCATTTGTTCTGTCTTCACTCTCTTCATACACAAGCCTTGATCTTCCGCCAATTACACTTTCCACTACTGCCACTCGCGTTCCACACAAATGCCTCTTGTCAACCACTTCTACTCTCATGCAAGGTTTGAAAGGATATTGCATACTCTCTGAAACCTTTTGTGAGAAGTCAGGAGGAAGGGTTTTGGCACCAGTCTTTTCACTAGAAAAGCTTTCCAGTTTGTATACTTATGTTGAATAGCTGCTAATTTTACAATTCCAGCAATCCAGAAGACTTTGGTAGGGAGGCTGCAGTCTGTATTGGGAACGTCTACTCTTGGAATTTGACGAATAACTTCTTGAACACGAAACGCTACAGAAACGCTTTGTTTTAGAGTAAAAGGCATGTCGCACGCCAACCATCCCACACATCTCGCAGGTAGCCATGCCAGATTTCCCTGTCTGGGTAAGTGTAGACATGCCCATTGTTTTTGATAATGGGGAGATTAGAAGGTAAAGGAGCAACTACTTCTTCACTCTCCACAGAGCTGGAGCTGCTACTTGTGTCCTCACTGCAGCTGTCATAACCGTCAAACATCCCGGACCCGGACACGTCTCTTCGTTTCTGTGTGCATCGTGAGGAATGTTCAGTCACACAGGAAGGATGTATGATAAAATAATTCACATGGACTTTCAGCTCTTCAAAAGACAGCTATGAATCCTTAAGTGTGATCCTGAAAAAGCACTTGTCAGAGAGACTGCACGGGGGACCGCGGCCGTGGTGACCTCTAACGTCTCCTCCTCCGACTCAGATCCTTTGTGTTTTCCATCAGGGCTTCATGGGTAGGGGTTGTCCGTGCTCCCCGAGCGAGCCCGCGGCGCCCCCTCCCcgagctgggggcaggtgccTCTCCCCCGGACTGCGGCGACTACAGGGGTTCCCGGCTGGGCCCAGACCGGTGGCGGCTCTACAGTAGGTTTTAAACACTGCTATTTTAAGACTATTTTCATGCAGTTTGATGGCAGTTATTGAAACTGCTAAAAATGTTAGGTTGCACTGACATCTGCTGGCAAAAGAGTAAACTTCATAGAAAACATGTTAATTGGAAGCAAgcagtttattttggttttttaaaattgtatttgcaTTCTAGGTTTAACAAAATTAGCTACTGAACATGATAATTTTTTATGCATAGTTTAATTGATTCAAGCAGCTTGTTGGTATGTGGCAACTCTTTTTGGCTTCTTCAGAATGGCCGGTGGCAGCTTGTAAACATAAACTGTGGCAATGTGTAAAGTATCTTTTAACTCATAACTTCTGGTTGATCTTTACCACTGAATGATGACATCATCATCTTCATTACTCTATTTCCATCATAATACTGTCATCATCATAATGTCCTTTGGTTCTAAAACACTACAAATAGTGATGCTTATTAAGttagccattagcagagagctggatcagaagtggaacagccaggacctgaactggtgcccacatgggatgccagagttgcaggcagagaCTACCCATTATACCATTATGCCACGTTGCCAGCCCCAACATtcactttttaaacaaagatttatttgtttatttgaaatacagactggcagagagggagagagagaaagggagagaaagagagagagagagagagagagagagagagagagagagagagagagagagagagaaagaaaatcacctgttggttcactcccgaaatgactgcaacaaaagcaagaagcttggaactccatgttggtctcccatgtggtagtaggggcacctgggacatcttctgctttctcaggcacattaacagggaactggatcagaagtaggagtAGTGAAGACTTTAACCAGGGCTCCGATACGGAACACCAGCATCTCAAAAGCAGCAGTTTGACATACTGTGTCAAAACCCCAGCCTCAAGTTAGCATTCACTTTCAGAAAGTGTTCTGGGAAAACAGATGTAGGCTATAGGGGAGGAAGCAAGCCAACAGAACGAAACATGAGGGGTTATgactgttgttattattattattgccaggAAGTAAAACATGCCTACTTTAAACCCTACTAACTCAACATTGATTTAGTGTCAGAATTTTACAACTGGAAAGAACTTTACTGAtcatttggtttgttcttttcttttttgtagctATGGGAATTAAGACCCagataaatttaaataacttCATCACCCAGCTGATACCAGAACAAAGTTCTGTGATTTTCCCACTCCAGGATTCATTTCTGTATCAATTGTCTTCATGAGCTGTATATTGGAAGTCTACTGCTTAAGCCAAATATACTTGAACACACAAAACATGCTTATTTGAGGATTTACATTTAGCTAATTTGAACTCAGCTATCCCAGCTTTCTCTAAGAGTGTTATTAAAATATAGGATATTATGTAATACTGCTCTGTGATGCTTcagaaatatatacttatttatatgtCCTTCCCAAAAAATCAAGTTCCATTGTCTATTTTTTTCAGATGTAAAAATACAAAGAGGCATGTGGATCAGGAAAAAATGAGtcagaaataaatcttaagcagAAATTTCTGGTTCTTTGATCGGGGCTGGGATCTCAGAATCATGCTTCAATTACATTAGTGAATTAATCACATATTCCTCTTTTCTGTTCCAATAGGTATTGCTATACAGGATAAAACTTTTAGAAATGCAACTTGCATTGTAATAATGTGTGCAATATATGTATATTCCAGGTGAACTAGTCTATAATAcaacaccaaggacattctttccCCTCTGTTTTGGCATTGCCACCATTTTGGGATGCTTAATGTGCACTTGTAGGAGACTTAGCAGTTTCCCTGAGCTCCACTCACTTGATCAGAGTAGCATGACCCTCCCCTCAGCCCACGCAGTTGtagcaaccaaaaatgtctccagacattacCAAATGCcctggtgggtggggtggggtgaggaggatcagtgttttctttccaaaaataaagaaatatgaacACATGAAAAGTGAGACTCAAAGAGGCATCTCTAAATTAGGTAAATGCAAACTTCATTTAAATATCCCTTCTAAGCTAGAGCTAAAGCTAAAGTGAATTCCTTAAAATTGTTTTCAGAATTTgcatattcttgtttctttttacattttaaggaATAATTTTGAGATAGGTATGACTTCacaatcaagttttttttttttaatcttggcaGCTAAGCTGATCTTTATCTGTGATggttctaaaaatttatttttctgataaggcaaacttctattttttttttttttaaacaaaagcaacCTATAAAATTTTAGAGCAAGTATTTTCATACCCAATCTGCAGACAGGAAAATGAAGTGGTGTCTGGGCTCAGTGAAGTTTCTTGTCGACCAAATGCTTTCATTTCATCCAAtgtaagcatatttttaaaaatatctgttttataTAGGGAGCACCTTCatgaaaggaaaaagggaagggaGGCAAGGGAAGAAGGTTGGGGAGTGtaaaggggagagaagggagagaaaacaaTGTTGGGAGAAActgcaggctggcattgtggtgcagcaactccagcatcccatatcagaatgccagtttgagtctcagctgccattttcgattcagctccctgctaatgggaaggcagaagatggcccaaggcccctgtcaaccatgtgggttaccaggatggagttcctggccccaggctttggcttgacccacaccttattgttgcagccatttggggactgaacaagtagatgaagttctctctgtatctctactctttctctgccactctgcctttcaaataaataaataaatttcaaatctgGGAGAACCTTAGCAGGACAATGAACAAAACTGGCACAGGACAGATGTAATCTATTTAAGTCATTATAACAACCCTTAAGATTCAGCACATCCATTGTCCTCCTCCATCACTGACTTGTCCTCCATTACTGTCCCCAAGTGCCTGTGTTCTCCACATGCATATTTAAGGATTatgtttttccttcttcctccatcCTTCAAACTTAACCACTCCTGATCTTGGTGTCAAAGTCTTAAGTCTTTCCAAGGGAAATAAACATAAGCATTTTTGCTGCTTCCAAATGGTTTATTGCTGAGACCAGGAAAGGGGCAGCAATTCATTGTCTATATTCTAATCCTAAAGGTAAATAGTTTCTAGAAGCACTTCAAGTTCCCCAACGCTTATCCTGCCAGCTAATGTTTCAACAGCTGATTGTCTGTCACCCAGAGCTCTCTCACCCAGAGTTCTATGAATGAATAGCCTTCCAAATCCTGCAGCAATCaactttgtacatttttaaaaatgagcaatgtTGGGAAGTCTGTTGGGAAACAGGTACTCATGGATGTGATATGAATAGTGTAGTCACTGTAATGCTTTTGGAGGCATTTAGAAATGCATTTCAAAACCCCTAAACACATGCATACAACTAGACAGTCCAGGTATTGAACCCTGTTGGACTTGAGTTTAAAGAAACAATTATAGATATGCTTAAAGATGTTTGTCAAGAGGACACTTATGCAAATGGTGTTATAATAGTAGGAAATTATGAAACAAAATGGTAATATTATTGGTTACATACATTATGGTTAATCCATATAATGTCAGATAAATCAGGATATTAAAATATAAGCCTAGAAAAGTCTACAGGAATACACATAAAATGCCATTCTTAATGGGGTAGTGggtttttactttcttctttatACTGTTCTGGATGTGCCAAAATTGCCAAGAATGATTATTTACTACTTAATGATAAGAAAAGTTTTctgaagtaaataataaaaacaagatgAAATTGTTGTGGTTCATCACCTGGTGGATGTGGACTTTCCTCTGCCTAGGTGGCAAGCTGTCGAATCAACTTTGCGCTTATTCTCAATGACACTATCACACCAACAACTTTCAGTTATTGAATATCTACAACGGGCAAAGTACCGTGCTATATTTATGTGAGCTTTTTCATTCCTTAAAACCAACCTCAGGTGGTATTATTCCTTTTGCAGACGAGGAAACTCAGATTTTCTGAGTGGTTTTAAGTTAACATGAGGTCTAGCAAGGATCTGAGCTCAATTAACAACAGCAAAGTCTGAATATTTAACCCTGACCCTACGTTGCTTCCCTTGGCAGTTTCAAGCCTGAGCACATCTTCTTTGAATCATTTGAGGCAAGaagtgtttatggaaaaatgattttAGTAGGATTCTTCCTATAATTCAAAAGTCTTTGTAATATAGACTGAACTTCACTTTGGTATCATATTTGCTCTACAATACCTGGAAACATGCTGTGGTTAACTAATGTGTTGCTTAAGACAAGCTTAAAAACACAAGATGAGAAATGATATTTGGGCATATTTTCTCAATGAGAAATTTTCTCATAAGAAATATACCTAATATCTTCATTTATTCTTAGCCATATATTAGGATACACAGAAACTTGCAAAAACACTCACCAAAAAACATGAGTCTCCTTAATAAACATTGAACCTGGATGGGAAAACTGCTTTATTTGTCCCTAGAGGCAAAAAACTACTGCCAAGGTTGAGTTTGAACAAAGAAGATAATTTACATTATTCATCTTTAATGAGgttccaagttctttttttttttttatttgactgcaTCAGGGCACATACAAACTGCAATGTAAAGAaataacacactcacacactaacCTAACTGCATAAAGATCTCATTATTGTAACATTAATGTATGGTTATTTTAATATTCTCACAgttttgaaatgataaaattataacTGTATtatggaaggagaaggaggaaaagtaATGGGAGAAGGATGAGGAGAAAGTAGTAGACAGAGGCGTAATTAAGTATTCCTTGCCACCAGTAGTGAACAATGagtaaacacaaacactgggTAGAATACAGACACTAATTCACATACAGAGACTTGATAATTAACTGATGCAGATTCCCTACAGAATTCCTCTGCTATGACTCAGTTTTAACTTTTCCTGGATCTACGTTAATTGAAATCTCATCATGATCAATAGTGCCTTGggtattttctgggaaaaaaaagttcttaatcTCAGTGTTTGCCTGTGCAATACAAACAACTTCTTAGTATTCATCAGGCAACCTATGCTTTAACAACAAAGATCTTTTGatactagggtttttttttttttttattaaacttcttCCAGTTCCTACTTAATCATTCtcttaagagttattttataCACATTTCTTAAACAACATATACTTTGTATAAAATATAAGAATTACCCTACATTCTTAAGGTCAGATTCAGTGACAAAATGCACTATTGAATCTAATAACACATTTAATACTTGCTGCATATAAGTTGCATGTAAGAAACATAGGCTGCAATATTCTGTGATTCATGCAGTAAATGTTTACAAAAATCAAGCAAACAACTAGACATCCTTCAGCTACTAAAATTAACCTTTTCAGTCACAACAGACtaatagtaacaaaaataagAGCACAGACGGTTACATCAAAACCATGCTGGGTCGAGTTTGTCTTGGAAGAGTTGGAAGGGCCATAGGAACAGCACTGGCAGCCATCCAGTTTCCTATTTTCCTATGGGACTGAGACTATTCTTTCCTACATGGCTTTCCCTACATTACAGGCTCTTGCACAAGAGGCATTTCAGGctttaaacaaaaataaccaaACTTTAGTGAAAAAGCTGGAAAATGCCTTTCTTGAGTGTCTGATCTGGAAACGGCTTGCTGTAGGTCCTTAAGGCAAATGCCAAGAGTCAAAGAAATTGTAGTACAGTCTCAGGCGGTAAACAAAATTACTGACCAAGGAATTATATTTCTGGATAAAAACTCTTCACAAGAAGgcctatctgaataagatcagCTTCTTGGTTTTGAAGTTAATATGAGTTTTATATCCTAGGAACATTGTACATTTTCCCTATTGTAGAGACTTTTGGAGTAGATACATGTTCACAATGttgcttaaaacaaaaacaaaaacaaaaaagcatagGGCATAGAAAAACTATTCAAATACCAAGCAGGTTTCAAGTTTGTTCTTGCTTGTTTGCTCTACtttcatattttacttttatggTTGGCATATGGAAAACCAAACTGGGAAATCATAATGTTGGAGTATTTTAAAGGCATGCCATCATATATGTTAACGAGCTTATTTATACAATAGGACCTTTGCAGAAAATGCTCAGCTCGATGCCACATTCCAGTGTAGCCTCCGTTGGTCTCTTTTTCCAAATTGCCCAGGTTTATAGGTTTCACAAATATCCCTGATGTCTTCCCAATGTGCTTGGCAATCATAAAATTCATGGCAATATCGTCACAGTTTTGAGTTTCATCTATCAAAGCATGGACAGCAGCAGGTTGCCTCTGAAAGAGTTCAAGATATTTGCTATTGAAGAACGAGGCTCCAATCAGCACCATAGAGTACTGGTCACCATTTCCAAGCCCTGGTGTTTGTAATTCCATACCTccatagctatagatacctgatGAAGTAGAGACATGCTTTCTAGGAACAAATCCTACAATTTGATCAGGAAATTgctgaaaagaaaacagaacaattgaattatacatttctttaaaacacaTATGGTGAAAAAGACATTgttgcaaagaaaagaaaactgatttGTCAATGTTTCCTTATTCCTGGTTTCTACATCTTAGTTTCATCTAACTCCAGGCAACTTCATAACTGTATCGTGATAAGTTTACAGGTCAGATTTCATTACAtccaaaaaaaatcttcaaaaacaaatgtgCTAACCTCACAATTGTTCTCTAATTAAAATATTGTCTTGATATTAACAAATTCTAGCCACCAAAAATTCTAGTCTTTCAAAGTTTGCTGTAAGAAAAGTCTGTATGAATGCTATTTACTGTAGGAGAGAAGATACAATGTGATCATTTTGAAACTGTTTTAATCTCTTAGGAGTATACTACAATTATGGGTCTACATGTGTGACTTTACTGTTTTTCCACATTGATTTCACTGTTCTTGAAAGTCACTGTtgattttaaacaatattttataccTTTTCAGTTTGgacatttcctttttaagatattagatttacataaatacaaatataaatgatatatGTGTAAGAGATGTGTCAGGATCTTTGAAGAAAGTATAGGTAGTAGCAAAACACTTGTTTTGGGGAcagtgaatataaataaaataaaaatgatcaaacaT containing:
- the LOC133759989 gene encoding LOW QUALITY PROTEIN: MBT domain-containing protein 1-like (The sequence of the model RefSeq protein was modified relative to this genomic sequence to represent the inferred CDS: inserted 1 base in 1 codon), whose product is MPFTLKQSVSVAFRVQEVIRQIPRVDVPNTDCSLPTKVFWIAGIVKLAAIQHKYTNWKAFLVKXTGAKTLPPDFSQKVSESMQYPFKPCMRVEVVDKRHLCGTRVAVVESVIGGRSRLVYEESEDRTNDFWCHMHSPMMHHIGWSQSIGHRFKRSDITKKQDGHIDTPPHLFAKIKEADQSGEWFKEGMKLEAIDPLNLSTICVVTIRKVLADGFLMIGIDCSEAADGSDWFCYHATSPSIFPVGFCEINMIELTPPRGYTKLPFKWFDYLRETAAIAAPVKLFNKDVPNHRFRVGMILEAVDLMEPRLICVASVTRIIHRLLRIHFDGWEEEYDQWVDGESPDLYPVGWCQLTGYQLQPPASQSSRESQSASSKQKKKAKSLQHKGHKKMTTLQLKEELLDGEDYHFLQGASDQESNGSANFHIKQEP